The genomic window TATGGGCCGACTCATAGAAAGAGACACATCCAATAATATCACAGTCGGCATCCTAGGTTATGTTTTAACTACAGACGTTAAATTTTGAGTTTCAAACATGTGATGTACCGTTATTGTTGTACTAAAAATACGTAACatctaaaatgtttaatattgtttgtaaaaccaaataacaatacagacaaattgtgtttattttgttttcacataatatttaataagtgacCACAGTTTAGGTTGAAAGACCACAGATTGTCTGAAGCCTCAACAGACTAAGGAGTACCTAACCTGCTTATGGACTAGACTTTTATACTAGTTTTTCAAGCATAAAGTGTTTACGttcaataaaactatattatgttataccAAAACTAATTACAAAGTACTATtacatagtatattattttcaacacaGATGGcgcttaatttaaataaaacttacgaATTTAAACCAAAGGCATATTCGACAGGAATTTTGATaagacaataaattttatattaagtacatttaatttttaataaaatactaatatggAAGATTTTGTCTAGAAAAAGAACTTTCGTGGGATTTAAGGCTGATTCAAGCGCTTATTTAGCTTTTTATAATGTACAGGACActtttatttgtctataatcATTATcgttaaatgtataatttttgtgaataaataaaatgcagcGCTGGTAGCAAAGACGTATCACATTAGCTCGCAATTCGCATAACCGTCACGCCATTTCTCTTTCCGCACACGAAGCAAACGAACAAGTTCGTTTGATCTCCAAATACTGGcgccattttaaaatataatttaagtaaaatgaaGCCTACTAGATTTTCCTAAGCTGAAAAACGGCGTTTGAagaaaaattagataaaaagaTGGAAAATACGGAAAATAACCTGGCGTTCCATGAAAACGACCACGAATGTGATGATCAGGAATATAGACACGATTTCATAACTTTACCGTGGGATGACCGGACTCGTAGGAGCAAAATCAGTGTTGCCCTGTTGCTGGCCAGTATATTAATAGCTACATTGGCAATAGTAGCCAATAACTTCATCgttcattataaaaactttgacgCGAATGCTTTGAGCGcagaaacaaatattaattgtaatttggtGAAAGTAGATACATATCAATACGTTGCAAGGATTCGTTCTGTCGTTAATTTAGAACTAATTTGCGTTGGAGCGGTGCTATCACAATCATCAGTATTGGCGAATGAATTATGTTTAAGGTCGGGTCCGATTCGGCTACATTTGGGAAGTCCTACTGAGTAAGAATAGATATTTAAACACTCTTATaaaccatatatatatagcaaatATCTCTTTCTTACTAAAGAATCATAAGAAAACCGGAACTAGTCATAATACCGTTTTATCGTTTTTTATGACATaacggcaggaggctcacgtgatgttaagtgataacgccgctggacactcacattgcgagccgcaagtgcgttgccagcctttttaagaattggtacactctttttttgaaggaccctatgtCGAATTGGtccgaaaatacttcagttttaattttctaatataacatataaataaatctcttgAACACATGAACTAAATTTTGCGATAGGTagttatattatgatatattttaatttattatttgtcctGTTGCTGTGGTTATTTGCATGGTTTGAAATCctcattttgtttaataaatctaaatatcaGTAGTAAAGTTAGTATGCATAGTAAAGTCAGTATGTATAGTAAAGTCAGTATGTATAGTaaagtcatattttttatgttttacagtCCTCAATGCAAAAAAGGTTTTCCGGTGGATGTTTTCGAAGTTATACCACATGATGGCGTCATAACGAAGGCCCTAGTACTCTTATCGAGCTTTGACGATCTGTCCCGATGCGCTACTTACATTAAAATCgggaaaaatatcaattttaaaaataaagcccTAATTATAGGACGGCCATTTCGTGGCGGGCGATCGTTGTCACTTCAACTTGTGACAGTTGACAATATAGACAATTCCACAGATGTCGGCAATTTTAAATACGATAGTGTGATCTGTGTTAAGGACTTGGATAAGTGCCCCGTGAGAGCTGGAGATCTATTAGTTCAAGAGGGATTACTGTATGGACTTGCGTCTACCAGTGTCAATGATAGGGGGCTGAAGCAAGCAGTATGCTTTGCAAATCTAACTCTAGTTTATAAGGAATTAAAATTGCTTGATGCGACAATTGGATAGTCAATGGTGCATTTacacagtttttataaaacaatattcatgTTTGTATAAGGCACGATAATTcgttattacattataataataggcTGTACATAATGAAGTAATTCCCAGAACACAAATTGTTAACAATTTAGGAAATCATAATATCTTGTAATTAAAACGTATAtagattttatgtattaacaaaCGGAAGCAGATAATTTTGATTTCCATATGATACTATGTCACTCTTTATTTAGTGTTGTAATGTAAATTGCATTAATTAGAGAGTCTAGATAAATCGTCAATGATTATAACCTAGTCAATAGACTAAATACTACAATGCATTccgaatgttaaatataattattatatattatcactCGTTTAATTAACTCCTAAACGTTCAAGTCCAAAATAGTACGCGTCAATAGTAATTACCTAGTAATTTACGGTTATATCAATTCATTTTGTGTGaatagccttctgtgcctgacacatgcgcTTATAGATATAAGACATTCGGTtgcctcacgatgtttccatTCACCATGTGAGTATTTAATGTACAAATGGAGTGAAATGTTCTGTGCATAGCAAGACATTGCTACATAGGTTCAATCCATATTTGTGCAGCAGAAACAGGCTATTCGGGATATTACTTTCCCAAGGGAGTCGATACGGAATATctttaaggaattaaatattatgacactcTGTGGTCTGGTCTCTATttattcttgaagccttgatgtttgtacaaaaaatataaacgatttataactaaactaaagtgactttcaccagtataatactcGAAACAGAACTAATTTAAGCGTACGACCGACTAGGCTTCAGAAGATAAACCagtccttatatggaaattgtattcgttttacaacaaacttcCAAGCGAagttcttgccagttcttcctgcccactctacgcccttgacttgcgaactggtaaaattaatttaacatcttttgcttttgtgtgagtgtgtgtgagTGAGTTTGAGTCGTGGTTCGAACGTATGTTGCATGACCACAGACTACAGGGTGGCATGCCTAATCctttaggccaacactgcgtATTAGCATGTTACGTTTGTGTCACGCTTTTGTCTCTGTCTACACAAAGaaagaagtataaaaatattatgggctataatttgaaagtaaaattacatttcaaacTAGTACTCGTGACATCTCCGTGTGTGTCTTCTGTGCTGACGGGATAAAATTCTAACAGATCCTAAATCAACTTCTTCGGGGGCGGTGATTCCTTTCCAGTCCTTTGTTAAATAGTACAATACTAGTACAGTCAGAAATGtaacaaatgtataaaataatagtctatcatttttaaatggttGAAAGAATTGTGAAACCCCACGCGGCTTTGTTGGTTGCTTACTCTGTTTTATAGATGTAATAACATTCAAGGCATGCTGTAACCTGGAacgattaaaaatatcttgcaTTAATATAGATACACACTTGACTAAAACTGATAGTCAAAGATCCGGCTGCAAGATTAGTGCGCTCGCTTATTTGCTAATAAccaatagaaataattaagtatatttataactagGAGAATGTATATCTACTAAGTTGCCTATCAAAatttttggaaaaatatttcgttcacttattatttaaataaaatatcgtacaCATACTCTCCGACACCGAAACAAACTACTTTCTTGTTATCCAcatgaaactaccttttggaagcgGCAGTtagaataatctttattaaaaagtgccattttagatggtctaattggaataaatgatttgatttgaagccCACCAAAAATCCATGCTGTATAAAGAGGAGGCGCACCAAAAAACAATGCAGTAGATGGAAGAAAggcacaataaatatttggagCAGCAAGAAGAGTTTATTCAAATTGAGGTGAAATGCAAGAAGAAACAATTAggtagtaatattaaattgctgctatataatatatttgtataaaaaatatttgtatttatgttataattaaacattttattaatctagtcacatgttttatttaaaatttcttgtagTAAGATGATGCTAACTCATATATGTAATGGAAAACCCTAAAGAATATCCTAGGTTGCTAACTAATGTATAGCTGTAGTTCATTGCaagtatgtaggtatatatgagttaatattataggcttttaaatacatgatgaatttaatattatttattaatataggtacTTCATTATTTCCTACCGCGGTTCTGTAGCTAGTAATGATACTAATGCTCAGCTAAATCTCTGCTATGGAAGGTAAAGTGTGGAATTTCCATCGTCTTTCGGCAGATATTccctcttttatataaatatattatgaaatatacaaCAATGATAGCCtgtaaattttttgaattttttaaatgtgaccCTATGCAGGGAAACCTTTTTTTCCACACTCTAAATGCTCTTGCCACCACAtttcacttaatttttttgctttttcttataatcaatgtataaaatataaaataatatatcatagcTTGATTTCTGTGACAAACAGCTGTTACTTTATGAATAACCAGCGGCCATCTTGTTTAACCCCCCTATACTGAGTAGTTAACTTTTTTGACTAATGGTTAGATATTTGACCATTAGTAACTCTAACCACGGATCAAAAAACGCATTTTGCCCTAATTAGTGTgaaagtagtttttatttaaagcgaGAATTGATCGGAAattaattggaaaaaaatactggctattttaattgcaagaaaaaaataaggatCCCTACTGAAACTACAATAACTACTCAAGGTGTAAAAAtgcttagaaaatattattgatgtactgtaaaattatttttattttattttatttatttaagtattcctacagctaaacattaaacaatatccaaacaattacattacacaaacGGAAAAACGGAATACccatataaacagaaacataaagcacagttttacaaagatattgatgattataaataatatataaatatttcacaatatcaaataacatattatatctacaaaaaattagtattaaaacttaaaaatcaaCGCTGAGACATCCTTTATATCACTTCTTATTGAACACCCCTAGTAGATCACTCTCTTATCTTCCTCTATCATGCGTCGCACAgcactgatgttatcttcagtAGTCGCTGTTAAAAGAACGTCCCTCACCGGATCATCATTGAGATTGCTACGTCCAATCTTTAACTCGTAAAACCAATTGTAATAGTGGCACGACACGGGGCTTCATTAGgaaatgctaatcgcagcctatcatagctttgttgttaagtaagcccacaacgaaagtcacaaatcattgaccgaaaattttctcgcaTAAGgttaattttaaggttaattttcacgtgtaacaagaattttagatttgccgccaattcacaaaaacaaatgacaaatgaatgcaacatacattaggttaccaCAGAGTTCTAAtcttgaaattcaaaaaaaagttttcattagcaatgtttctaacctgccagttataaatatttcactgTATATGTGTGAAAAGTAGTAAAGTTTTCTACTATTAAATACTATCGTATTTATGCTACAGTACATTGTACCATGCatgttaatatattcattaatcGCTTGTCACATGTTCAATTAAACGTCAAATGATTTACCATGGGACATTGGCGACTTTACGCCAAAAACATAACTCAATTAACATGTTAATTTCGACCTCATACGTCACTCATTCTACCGACGAAGCctttaagtttttgtattgAACTAGATAACAATACTGTGTGTTACTAGAtacgaaaatttaatatgtgtatccACATGAGTTGAGGTTGACTGAATCGATGTTGTCATAAATGCGGACATAACTTAACCAAGATCTAGCATacatgtacataaatattattgaagttatacttcttttggcgcgatggagaaaaatgatgagagtgaatttttacgatgcgctaA from Pieris rapae chromosome 23, ilPieRapa1.1, whole genome shotgun sequence includes these protein-coding regions:
- the LOC110993458 gene encoding uncharacterized protein LOC110993458 encodes the protein MENTENNLAFHENDHECDDQEYRHDFITLPWDDRTRRSKISVALLLASILIATLAIVANNFIVHYKNFDANALSAETNINCNLVKVDTYQYVARIRSVVNLELICVGAVLSQSSVLANELCLRSGPIRLHLGSPTDPQCKKGFPVDVFEVIPHDGVITKALVLLSSFDDLSRCATYIKIGKNINFKNKALIIGRPFRGGRSLSLQLVTVDNIDNSTDVGNFKYDSVICVKDLDKCPVRAGDLLVQEGLLYGLASTSVNDRGLKQAVCFANLTLVYKELKLLDATIG